In Cutaneotrichosporon cavernicola HIS019 DNA, chromosome: 1, one DNA window encodes the following:
- a CDS encoding uncharacterized protein (Conserved hypothetical ATP binding protein) has product METQPASMSTSTPVADKEKEKEPVVVLVIGMAGSGKTTLMQRLNSYLHSKDKPPYILNLDPAVSHMPYAANIDIRDTVDYKEVMKQYNLGPNGGIMTALNLFTTKFDQVLGFVEKRAQTVDYVLVDTPGQIEIFTWSASGAIITDAIASSLPTCVAYVIDTPRTTSPATFMSNMLYACSILYKTRLPFILVFNKIDVEPHDFAIDWMKDFEAFQAALEERGRDENGESYMNSLMGSMCLVLEEFYNNLRAVGVSAMTGAGMKEFFNAVEECRQEYLKDYRPELERLKAEKEEKASAAKAAHMERMMRDMGMDQAAARKANPFGPHARNDREDAYLDHHGDHGDSEDEAIEEQREMEEEADAAPELSRADVPPLEFGGRDADVSFPAPR; this is encoded by the exons ATGGAGACGCAGCCAGCTTCgatgtcgacctcgactccCGTCgcggacaaggagaaggagaaaGAGCCGGTCGTGGTTCTCGTTATTGGAATGGCTGGGTCG GGCAAAACAACCCTCATGCAGCGCCTCAATTCGTACCTCCACAGCAAGGACAAGCCACCCTacatcctcaacctcgaccccgCTGTCAGCCATATGCCCTACGCGGCAAACATTGACATCCGCGACACGGTCGACTATAAGGAGGTCATGAAGCAGTACAATCTCGGCCCTAACGGTGGTATCATGACGGCCTTGAACCTCTTCACCACCAAGTTTGACCAGGTGCTGGGCTTTGTCGAGAAGCGTGCACAGACGGTAGA ctacgtgctcgtcgacacTCCGGGCCAGATTGAGATCTTTACGTGGTCCGCTTCGGGTGCTATTATCACGGACGCGATTGCTTCGAGTCTTCCGACTTGTGTGGCGTATGTTATTGACACGCCGCGTACGACGTCGCCAGCGACGTTTATGAGCAACATGCTGTATGCGTGCTC GATCCTCTACAAAACCCGTCTCCCATTCATCCTTGTGTTCAACAAGATCGACGTTGAGCCGCACGACTTTGCGATCGACTGGATGAAGGACTTTGAGGCGTTCCAGGCCGCACTTGAGGAGCGTGGCCGAGACGAGAACGGCGAGAGCTACATGAACTCTCTCATGGGGAGCATGTgcctcgtgctcgaggagttCTACAACAACCTCCGTGCGGTGGGCGTGAGCGCAATGACCGGCGCAGGGATGAAGGAGTTCTTCAATGCTGTCGAGGAGTGCCGGCAGGAGTATCTCAA ggACTATCGACCTGAGTTGGAGCGTCTCAAGGCAGAaaaggaggagaaggcctCGGCAGCAAAGGCGGCGCACATGGAGCGCATGATGCGCGACATGGGCATGGACCAGGCCGCAGCACGCAAGGCCAACCCCTTCGGGCCACACGCGCGCAACGACCGCGAGGACGCGTACCTCGACCACCACGGGGACCACGGGGActcggaggacgaggcgatcgaggagcagcgcgagatggaggaggaggcggacgccGCGCCCGAGCTGAGCAGGGCTGACGTTCCCCCTCTCGAGTTTGGAGGCCGGGACGCCGACGTGTCCTTCCCTGCCCCGCGGTAA
- the GUK1 gene encoding uncharacterized protein (Guanylate kinase homologues) — MTSASHIAASVLDRPLVVCGPSGTGKSTLLKALFAKYPDEFGFSVSHTTRQPRAGEVPGKDYHYVTKDEFMGRVANDEFLEWAQFGGNCYGTTFAALRELSPRRCVLDIDLQGVKQLQVKAPSQNLEPVFLFLSPPSVPELRERLVGRGTETADSLRKRLDAAVAEIEHALTGAHDLVIVNDEVERAGEALEAIALGKPGWDKIGDHLPPLDVNHLRD, encoded by the exons ATGACCAGCGCCAGCCACATTGCTGCGTCCGTCCTTGACCGC cccctcgtcgtctgcggCCCGAGCGGTACAGGCAAGAGCACGCTCCTCAAGGCACTTTTCGCAAAGTATCCCGACGAGTTTGGGTTCTCTGTTTCGCACACAACGCGCCAACCACGCGCGGGTGAGGTGCCAGGAAAAGATTACCACTATGTGACCAAGGACGAGTTTATGGGCCGCGTCGCAAACGACGAGTTCCTCGAGTGGGCTCAGTTCGGGGGTAACTG ctatGGCACCACCTTCGCTGCCCTCCGCGAGCTCTCGCCCCGCCGCTGTgtcctcgacatcgaccTCCAGGGCGTCAAGCAGCTTCAGGTCAAGGCGCCAAGCCAGAACCTCGAGCccgtcttcctcttcctctcccctccttctGTCCCCGAATtgcgcgagcgcctggTCGGCCGTGGCACCGAGACGGCGGACAGCCTCCGGAAGCGCCtggacgcggcggtggcTGAGATCGAGCACGCCCTTACCGGCGCGCACGACCTTGTCATTGTcaacgacgaggttgagcgcgctggcgaggcgctcgaggccatcgccctcggcaagcCGGGATGGGACAAGATCGGAGACCACCTCCCCCCGCTTGACGTTAACCACCTCCGCGACTAG
- the hulA gene encoding uncharacterized protein (ubiquitin-protein ligase), with product MSALQTRGATMSRKIRITIVAADSLIKRDILRLPDPFAIVSVDGEQIHTTSPIKRTLNPYWNENFDITVKDSSVVAVQIFDQRKFKRKDQGFLGVINVKVSDVLDLELGGQEMLTLDLKKGSENVTVNGKLVIYLSTHTNQPIPNPAPSNPPTPVVLPSIPSAPPSATNSTNNVPTPEPPISPAVTHQQPQVPLQAPQQPAQTTPTPPVVSPQSQAHQAAAAITAGTHQQPSAQFDSRSDQLGPLPPGWERRIDHLGRQYYVDHNTRTTTWNRPSTDQSSNNSARIADDNAARSRLNNRLLADDILDAQPGTDGSHTPNSAQQQFGQGIPVNQQTTVGSGPLPAGWEQRFTPEGRPYFVDHNTRTTTWVDPRRQQLLRVIAPNQPGMTVQPQTVSQLGPLPSGWEMRLTSTARVYFVDHNTKTTTWDDPRLPSSLDQNVPQYKRDFRRKLIYFRSQPALRSNTGQCHIKVSRENIFEGSYTEIMRQSPNDLKKRLMIKFEGEDGLDYGGLSREFFFLLSHEMFNPFYCLFEYSAHDNYTLQINPNSAVNPEHLNYFKFIGRAVGLAIFHRRFLDVYFIASFYKMILKKKITVADLESVDPGLLRGLTWMLENDITGVIEETFSITEEHFDEIVTIDLKDGGQNIDVTEGNKKEYVELVTEYRIQRRVREQFEHFMSGFNELIPQELINVFDERELELLIGGMSDIDMDDWQKHTDYRGYNPSDEVVDWFWKIVRSWPAERKSRLLQFTTGTSRIPVNGFKDLQGSDGPRRFTIEKAGEITQLPKSHTCFNRIDLPAYKTYEALEQKLTLAVEETVGFGQE from the exons ATGAGCGCACTCCAAACTCGCGGCGCTACCAT GTCGCGCAAGATACGCATCACTA TCGTTGCTGCCGACTCGCTGATCAAGCGGGACATTCTGCGGTTACCCGACCCGTTTGCGATTGTGAGCGTGGACGGGGAGCAGATCCACACCACCTCTCCCATCAAGCGCACGCTCAACCCGTACTGGAACGAAAACTTTGACATTACGGTCAAGGACAGCAGCGTGGTGGCTGTTCAGATCTTTGACCAGCGCAAGTTTAAGAGAAAGGACCAGGGCTTCCTTGGCGTAATCAATGTCAAGGTGTCAGAtgtgctcgacctcgagctaGGTGGTCAAG AGATGCTCACACTCGACCTCAAAAAGGGTTCCGAGAACGTTACTGTCAACGGCAAACTCGTCATCTACCTCTCCACCCACACAAACCAGCCCATCCCCAACCCTGCCCCGTCGAACCCTCCAACCCCCGTAGTGCTTCCCAGCATCCCGAGCGccccgccctcggcgaccaACAGCACCAACAATGTCCCCACACCCGAGCCTCCAATCAGTCCTGCGGTCACCCACCAGCAGCCCCAAGTCCCACTGCAGGCCCCACAACAGCCGGCCCAGACAACGCCAACACCCCCAGTGGTGTCTCCGCAGTCGCAAGCCCATCAGGCTGCTGCAGCAATTACAGCTGGCACCCACCAGCAGCCATCCGCCCAGTTCGACTCCCGCTCGGACCAGCTTGGGCCTCTGCCGCCTGGATGGGAGCGTCGCATTGACCACCTTGGCCGCCAGTACTACGTTGACCACAACACGCGCACAACGACTTGGAACCGACCATCCACAGACCAGTCGAGCAACAACTCTGCTCGcatcgccgacgacaacgCCGCCCGATCGCGTCTCAACAACCGCCTCCTGGCTGACGACATTTTGGATGCGCAGCCAGGCACTGATGGTTCGCACACGCCCAACAGCGCGCAACAGCAGTTCGGCCAGGGGATTCCCGTCAACCAGCAGACTACTGTTGGCTCGGGGCCCCTCCCGGCAGGCTGGGAGCAGCGGTTCACACCCGAGGGCCGACCATACTTTGTTGACCACAACACTCGCACGACCACATGGGTCgaccctcgtcgccagcagCTGCTGCGCGTGATTGCGCCCAACCAGCCTGGCATGACTGTCCAGCCCCAGACTGTCAGTCAGCTTGGGCCCCTTCCCTCGGGCTGGGAGATGCGCCTCACCTCAACGGCGCGTGTGTACTTTGTGGACCACAACACCAAGACAACGACCTGGGACGACCCCCGTctgccgtcgtcgctcgacCAGAACGTGCCGCAGTACAAGCGCGACTTCCGCCGCAAGCTCATCTACTTCCGTTCGCAGCCAGCGCTTCGCTCCAACACGGGTCAGTGCCACATCAAGGTGTCGCGCGAGAACATCTTCGAGGGCTCGTACACTGAGATTATGCGCCAGTCGCCCAACGACCTGAAGAAGCGCCTAATGATCAAgttcgagggcgaggacggtCTCGACTACGGAGGTCTGTCGCGTGAattcttcttcctcctctcccacGAAATGTTCAACCCCTTCTACTGCCTCTTCGAGTACTCAGCGCACGACAACTACACGCTCCAGATCAACCCCAACTCGGCCGTCAACCCGGAGCACCTGAACTACTTCAAGTTCATCGGCCGTGCCGTCGGTCTCGCCATCTTCCACCGTCGCTTCCTTGACGTCTACTTTATCGCCTCGTTCTACAAGATGAtcctcaagaagaagatCACTGTTGCTGACCTCGAGTCGGTCGACCCCGGTCTCTTACGAGGTCTCACTTGGATGCTCGAGAACGACATCACCGGCGTCATTGAGGAGACGTTCTCGATCACCGAGGAGCACTTTGACGAGATTGTCACAAtcgacctcaaggacggTGGCCAAAACATCGACGTCACGGAGGGCAACAAGAAGGAATATGTTGAGCTGGTGACAGAGTACCGCATCCAGCGCCGTGTCAGGGAGCAGTTCGAGCATTTCATGAGCGGCTTCAACGAACTCATCCCGCAGGAGCTCATCAACGTCTttgacgagcgcgagctcgagctcctcatcgGCGGTATGTCCGACATTGACATGGACGACTGGCAGAAGCACACCGACTACCGCGGATACAACCccagcgacgaggtcgtcgactgGTTCTGGAAGATTGTGCGCTCGTGgcccgccgagcgcaagtCGCGTCTCCTCCAGTTCACCACCGGCACGTCGCGTATTCCTGTCAACGGCTTCAAGGACCTGCAAGGCTCGGACGGCCCTCGCCGCTTCACTATCGAGAAGGCCGGCGAGATCACGCAGCTGCCAAAGTCTCACACTTGTTTCAACCGTATCGATCTGCCCGCGTACAAGACTTAcgaggcgcttgagcaGAAGCTCACCCTTGC tgTCGAGGAGACCGTCGGCTTCGGCCAGGAGTAA
- the SNU23 gene encoding uncharacterized protein (Zinc-finger double-stranded RNA-binding), with the protein MESNKPPVPERKNWDKGEWTEKARDKDRESKAFAQARDKAMREGRKFRPDDVRVPGATGYAQAHGVDISKNLGKTMLVSNAAGTGQRGAGFYCELCNRTLKDSLSYLDHLNSNFHLGKLGQSTHVARSTVAQVRARIAQLREQSKTKVDAKNYDFNQRLEEVRSAEREKREARRDERRRKRAEEREREELARLGVEGKRGEKEVEAAVAAQQSMEDMMGFGGFGGSKRQ; encoded by the exons ATGGAGTCTAATAAG CCGCCAGTACCTGAGCGCAAGAACTGGGACAAGGGGGAGTGGAcggagaaggcgcgcgacaAGGACCGGGAATCGAAAGCGTTCGCCCAGGCGCGCGACAAGGCCATGCgggagg GCCGTAAATTCCGCCCCGACGACGTCAGAGTCCCCGGCGCGACCGGGTACGCGCAGGCACACGGCGTCGACATCTCCAAGAATCTTGGGAAGACGATGCTGGTCTCCAATGCGGCTGGGACGGGACAACGCGGTGCGGGGTTCTAT tgcGAGCTGTGTAATCGGACACTCAAGGATTCACTGAGTtacctcgaccacctcaACTCGAACTTTC ACCTTGGCAAACTCGGCCAGTCAACACACGTTGCGCGGTCCACTGTTGCCCAAGTTCGCGCACGAATCGCCCAGCTCCGTGAACAGTCCAAGACTAAAGTCGATGCTAAGAACTACGACTTTAACCAGcggctcgaggaggtgcgtTCAGCCGAGAGGGAAaagcgcgaggcgcgacgcgacgagaGGCGACGGAAGCGCGcagaggagcgcgagcgggaGGAGCTTGCCCGACTTGGAgtcgagggcaagcgcggggagaaggaggtcgaggcagCGGTGGCCGCACAGCAGAGCATGGAGGACATGATGGGCTTTGGTGGATTCGGGGGTAGTAAACGCCAGTAA
- a CDS encoding uncharacterized protein (Nup133 N terminal like), whose product MFNNPRATPRPRRGRDSTAPRQSMFPSETPARNVHQRTIPSPTHEHNFEAADYRLLWSRDARHSVTAAGVLPTEVARQVENADFILHTVAAQLDPASGFALVSGPDSCLAWKYTKQASNPTVSVFPAPQPTRSHMATVPPALAAFYGTTEPGLLLVSATGEVRFWESMGLALHNVQRFQSLQLDVGLDFAEHLWKIDEATFVVTTTASTGFRLSIVHEGGRLVPKAIAFTRASGMSIFTRQSTAIFHDTAERNGIVAAAPAQGGCFLLGRSTLQMWNLGLDGSVRLGWEIDIRESIGSLLLNTDGAWSSGNMLLMFNDLVAVSQHKHAVLVSYHRRDGASGDRKQAQHAIIVFENPDARRFTVDNSVYLSYLAHPDPRMLDVPRLFIPRGSRTAFIRFSDAILMASLSSSPYEDVISLRDSGRNAFIGVAPSPPGHAASSVVAMASLGGIMTIEVHEGAAQARKMTSAASATARLKNKLEQAVFFGANRENPLTFDLPAGFQGDLPAATEEVSAEVVSNSAAFMTPISETRQSLMDRLAKLRELLLFIRRNGVLSLLPDSSRRRLSAHAEKIQAALELWDYQNRVMDKLNSRSPQSLLADSIQTLMSQLGDVDEDFVRAFFRRHVLSLDRLLGTVFVTFKAAVDGLAPGTDSSAWVLEANRIFTIALRASDAWRMNEMDLYAIDANRATVHLWTASDSLLNDMDSLYALTRKVIQDRTRRIGTIVDEESSNATGNIALQQKEQAEFKAQMTTLADGLCENVADKLHVAETRASGKSEDTAETRDVLVLQQRWDELKPRVIRPLETIGRVEEAYSLAEQFRDFPTLVYLCEKSGDDGRTQAYIERFGNDFAFELYQWYIDQRQYYELLAQDEVYGARLTAFFAAHPHPALSWMHDIASKRYGAAAAALTVVDRQTVALAEKQLVASIAKLAAVAEYKVSGGGPHAVSRIDDELDNIAAQRALADDLPDDPVPSVLDELPALKHILEDGVDALRAGDALSTEDLVDVLTLKAGDRGGDGALAIERLQRDDTLPAGRASVSLKSAWRRIYIRDDWATLANTAGRSEEDLRTGLRRTWAYTTLFALRDTGVTEKYVLSPAHALATPSQVEVSARHPSFSAEDVAALMHDHEAESHVLLKLVEAGLEKQLQGVRQLVKADAEREADGDVAME is encoded by the exons ATGTTCAACAACCCGCGGGCGACGCCCCGCCCGCGCCGGGGGCGCGATAGCACTGCGCCTCGGCAGTCGATGTTCCCCTCGGAGACCCCAGCACGTAACGTCCACCAGCGTACGATACCATCCCCAACGCACGAACACAACTTTGAGGCGGCTGACTACCGCCTCCTCTGGTCCCGCGATGCTCGGCATAGCGTGACGGCCGCGGGTGTCCTCCCAACCGAGGTAGCGCGGCAAGTCGAGAACGCCGACTTCATACTGCACACAGTCGCGGCACAACTCGACCCGGCGAGCGGGTTTGCGCTGGTATCGGGTCCCGATTCGTGTTTGGCGTGGAAGTACACGAAGCAGGCTAGCAACCCCACCGTCTCCGTCTTCCCCGCTCCCCAACCTACGCGGTCGCACATGGCCACTGTTCCTCCCGCCCTCGCTGCTTTCTATGGCACTACCGAGCCGGGCCTGCTGCTTGTCAGCGCTACTGGCGAGGTGCGGTTTTGGGAGAGTATGGGTCTGGCACTGCACAATGTGCAGCGGTTCCAGAGCCTTCAGCTTGATGTGGGACTCGACTTTGCCGAGCACCTCTGGAagatcgacgaggccacTTTTGTCGTTACTACCACTGCGTCGACTGGGTTCCGGCTGAGCATTGTGCACGAGGGTGGGCGCCTCGTGCCCAAGGCGATAGCGTTTACGCGTGCCAGTGGCATGAGCATCTTTACCCGCCAGAGCACGGCTATCTTCCACGACACCGCCGAACGGAACGGTATCGTCGCTGCCGCACCGGCCCAGGGCGGATGCTtccttctcggccgcaGCACCCTGCAGATGTGGAATCTCGGGCTCGACGGGAGCGTGCGC ctcggATGGGAGATTGACATCCGCGAGAGCATCGgttccctcctcctcaacactGACGGCGCGTGGTCATCTGGCAACATGCTCCTCATGTTCAACGACCTCGTTGCTGTTTCGCAGCACAAgcacgccgtcctcgtcagcTACCACCGGCGGGACGGTGCCAGCGGCGACCGCAAGCAGGCACAGCACGCCATCATAGTCTTCGAGAACCCCGATGCCCGCCGATTCACCGTCGACAACAGCGTGTATCTCTCGTACCTCGCCCACCCGGACCcgcgcatgctcgacgTCCCCCGCCTCTTCATTCCGCGCGGCTCGCGGACCGCGTTTATCCGCTTCTCCGACGCGATTCTCATGGCGTCCCTCTCGAGCA GCCCGTACGAGGATGTCATATCGCTACGCGATTCGGGGCGTAACGCGTTCATAGGCGTCGCGCCTTCCCCTCCTGGGCATGCCGCATCTAGCGTCGTGGCGATGGCATCGCTCGGTGGTATCATGACGATCGAGGTACACGAGGGtgccgcgcaggcgcgcaagATGACTTCTGCGGCGAGTGCCACCGCGCGCCTCAAGaacaagctcgagcaggCTGTCTTCTTCGGTGCCAACCGAGAG aaCCCCCTCACCTTCGACCTGCCCGCTGGTTTCCAGGGTGACCTACCCGcggcgaccgaggaggtgtccgccgaggtcgtctCGAATA gcgcTGCTTTCATGACTCCCATCAGCGAGACGCGGCAGTCGCTCATGGACCGCCTTGCCAAGTTGCGGGAGCTGTTGCTCTTCATCCGCCGCAATGGGGTGCTTAGCTTG ctcccGGACTCGTCCCGTCGCCGCCTGTCGGCACACGCTGAGAAGATTCaggccgccctcgagctctgGGACTACCAGAACCGTGTGATGGA CAAGCTCAACTCGCGTTCGCCGCAGAGCCTGCTGGCAGACAGCATCCAGACCCTCATGAGCCAGCTGGGGGACGTTGATGAGGACTTTGTGCGCGCCTTCTTCCGCCGTCACgtcctcagcctcgaccgcctcctTGGCACGGTCTTCGTCACGTTCAAGGCGGCTGTCGATGGGCTGGCGCCTGGTACGGACTCTTCCGCCTGGGTCCTGGAGGCGAACCGTATCTTCACT atcGCGCTCCGAGCCTCGGACGCGTGGCGCATGAACGAGATGGACTTGTACGCGATTGACGCGAACCGCGCCACGGTCCATCTGTGGACCGCGTCCGACTCGCTCCTTAACGACATGGACTCACTGTACGCTCTCACGCGCAAGGTCATTCAAGATCGCACGCGACGCATCGGCACcattgtcgacgaggagtcGAGCAACGCGACGGGCAACATTGCCCTCCAGCAGAAGGAGCAGGCTGAATTCAAGGCGCAGATGACAACTCTTGCTGATGGACTGTGCGAGAATGTGGCAGACAAACTGCACGTTGCAGAGAC CCGCGCTTCGGGCAAGAGCGAGGACACGGCTGAGAcgcgcgacgtcctcgTTCTCCAACAGAGATgggacgagctcaagccgCGCGTTATCCGCCCGCTCGAGACTATTGGccgtgtcgaggaggcgtactcgctcgccgagcagtTCCGGGACTTCCCCACCCTTGTGTATCTGTGCGAGAAGAGCGGTGACGACGGGCGCACGCAGGCGTACATTGAGCGGTTCGGCAACGACTTTGCCTTTGAGCTGTACCAGTGGTACATTGACCAAC ggCAATACTACGAGCTGCTAGCGCAGGACGAGGTGTACGGCGCGCGCCTGACGGCATTCTTCGCGGCGCACCCGCACCCCGCGTTGAGCTGGATGCACGACATCGCGAGCAAGCGGTatggcgcggcggccgcggcgctgACCGTCGTGGACAGGCAGACCGTTGCGCTGGCAGAGAAGCAGCTTGTCGCCTCgatcgccaagctcgccgctGTCGCTGAGTACAAGGTGTCTGGTGGGGGCCCGCACGCCGTGAGCcgcatcgacgacgagcttgacaaCATCGCTGCACAGCGTGCTCTCGCAGACGACCTGCCAGACGACCCTGTGCCGTCGgtgcttgacgagctgccAGCCCTCAAGCACATTCTCGAGGACGGGGTggacgcgctgcgcgctggcgacgcACTCTCCACTGAGGACTTGGTTGACGTGCTCAcgctcaaggccggcgaCCGGGGAGGAGACGGTGCGCTGGCTATCGAGAGGCTTCAGCGCGACGACACGCTGCCAGCCGGCCGCGCCAGCGTCTCTCTCAAGAGCGCATGGCGGCGGATCTACATCCGCGACGACTGGGCCACGCTGGCCAACACAGCTGGCCGAAGCGAGGAGGATCTGCGCACCGGCCTGCGCCGTACGTGGGCGTACACGACCCTCTTCGCACTTCGGGACACGGGAGTGACCGAGAAGTACGTGCTCTCGCCCGCGCACGCACTTGCGACACCAAgccaggtcgaggtcagCGCGCGACACCCCTCCTTCTCTGCGGAGGATGTCGCCGCCCTAATGCACGACCACGAGGCTGAGTCGCACGtgctcctcaagctcgttGAGGCGGGACTCGAGAAGCAACTCCAGGGCGTGCGGCAGCTGGTCAAGGCGGACGCGGAGCGGGAggcggacggcgacgtggcCATGGAGTAA